Proteins encoded within one genomic window of Ideonella dechloratans:
- a CDS encoding MBL fold metallo-hydrolase: MSGGFAATAAALGLQVLQRDWLSANQTVFAACGDAPSTVVDTGHARHAEHTLALLEHALGGAALQQVLNTHLHSDHCGGNAALQARWRVQTRVPAASHAAVVQWDEDRLSYRPSGQHCPRFAVDGVLVPGSRVRLGPTDWQVLAAPGHDPDAILLFEPQSRTLIAGDALWQNRLAVIFPELVEASGFAETRATLELIERLAPRWVIPGHGEPFEDVAEALAGSRGRLSAFEADPRRHARHAARALLMFHLMELGAVDATELQRWIVQTPLFVAMARQLGANDLSRWALDLIEGLVGDGLVRRVGTRLQPMPSP, from the coding sequence ATGAGCGGCGGCTTCGCGGCCACGGCAGCCGCCCTGGGGCTGCAGGTGCTGCAGCGCGACTGGCTGTCGGCCAACCAGACGGTGTTCGCGGCCTGCGGGGACGCCCCGAGCACGGTGGTGGACACCGGCCACGCCCGCCACGCCGAGCACACCCTGGCCCTGCTGGAGCATGCCCTGGGCGGGGCCGCGCTGCAGCAGGTGCTCAACACCCATCTGCATTCCGACCACTGCGGCGGCAATGCCGCGCTGCAGGCCCGCTGGCGCGTGCAGACCCGGGTGCCAGCCGCCTCGCATGCGGCGGTGGTGCAGTGGGATGAGGACCGTCTGAGCTACCGCCCCTCGGGGCAGCACTGCCCGCGCTTTGCCGTCGACGGCGTGCTCGTGCCGGGCAGCCGGGTGCGCCTGGGCCCCACGGACTGGCAGGTGCTGGCGGCACCGGGGCACGACCCCGACGCGATCCTGCTGTTCGAGCCCCAGTCGCGCACGCTGATCGCGGGCGATGCGCTGTGGCAGAACCGCCTGGCGGTGATCTTCCCGGAGTTGGTGGAGGCCTCCGGCTTTGCCGAGACCCGGGCCACGCTGGAGCTGATCGAGCGGCTGGCCCCGCGCTGGGTCATCCCGGGCCATGGCGAACCCTTCGAGGACGTGGCCGAGGCCCTGGCCGGCAGCCGCGGCCGGCTGTCCGCCTTCGAAGCCGACCCACGCCGCCACGCCCGCCACGCGGCCCGGGCCCTGCTGATGTTCCACCTGATGGAACTCGGCGCCGTCGACGCGACGGAACTGCAGCGCTGGATCGTCCAGACCCCTTTGTTCGTCGCCATGGCCCGGCAGCTCGGGGCGAATGACCTCAGTCGCTGGGCCTTGGACCTGATCGAGGGCCTGGTGGGCGATGGCCTGGTGCGACGCGTCGGGACCCGGCTGCAGCCGATGCCTTCCCCCTGA
- a CDS encoding long-chain-fatty-acid--CoA ligase, with protein MSSVDPRSPAAPPRPWLGQYPTDVPHTIDEQAHASLVSLLEDAWQRHADREATLCMGARLRYRDIDALSLALAGWLQQQGLVKGDRVAVMMPNLPQYYPVMGAILRAGCVVVNVNPLYTPRELSHQLRDSGAKVLFILENFAATLEAITEPLPVRQVVLCAMGDLLGFWRGAMVNFVVRHVRKLVPEHTLGSTEKRRVLRFAEALRQGGQHPFQRVPLGPNDVAFLQYTGGTTGVSKGATLLHRNLVANVLQMDAWFSPVLHRLGERPLTMVAALPLYHIFALTLCGLFSTQRGMLNLLIPNPRDIAGLVRTLGQHRVNLFPAVNTLFNALTEHPDFAKLDFSELVVSVGGGMAVQQATAERWLRLTGCPIVEGYGMSETSPVATCNRMDLNTFSGTIGLPVPSTDIAIRDEAGQDVPPGLPGEICIRGPQVMAGYWNRPDETAKVMTADGFLRSGDIGIMDTRGYVRIVDRKKDMILVSGFNVYPNEIEQVVNLHPGVRECAAVGIPDPHSGEAVKLFVVRRDPTLSEDDIRHYCHDNFTAYKRPKVVEFCEELPKTSVGKVLRRALRDHGAAAVVA; from the coding sequence ATGAGTTCAGTTGACCCGCGCAGCCCCGCTGCCCCGCCCCGCCCCTGGTTGGGCCAGTACCCGACCGATGTGCCGCACACCATCGACGAGCAGGCCCACGCCTCGCTGGTGTCGCTGCTGGAGGACGCCTGGCAGCGCCACGCGGACCGCGAGGCCACCCTGTGCATGGGCGCGCGCCTGCGCTACCGCGACATCGATGCCCTGTCGCTGGCCCTGGCCGGCTGGCTGCAGCAGCAGGGCCTGGTCAAGGGCGACCGGGTGGCGGTGATGATGCCCAACCTGCCCCAGTACTACCCGGTGATGGGCGCCATCCTGCGGGCGGGCTGCGTGGTGGTGAACGTCAACCCGCTCTACACCCCGCGCGAACTGAGCCACCAGCTGCGCGACTCGGGCGCCAAGGTGTTGTTCATCCTGGAGAACTTCGCGGCCACGCTGGAGGCCATCACCGAGCCGCTGCCGGTGCGCCAGGTGGTGCTGTGCGCCATGGGCGACCTGCTGGGCTTCTGGCGCGGCGCGATGGTGAACTTCGTCGTGCGCCATGTGCGCAAGCTGGTGCCCGAGCACACCCTGGGCAGCACCGAAAAGCGCCGCGTGCTGCGCTTTGCCGAAGCGCTGCGCCAAGGCGGCCAGCACCCCTTCCAGCGCGTGCCGCTGGGCCCCAACGACGTGGCCTTCCTGCAATACACCGGCGGCACCACCGGCGTGTCCAAGGGGGCCACGCTGCTGCACCGCAATCTGGTGGCCAATGTGCTGCAGATGGACGCCTGGTTCAGCCCGGTGCTGCACCGGCTGGGGGAGCGCCCGCTGACCATGGTGGCCGCGCTGCCGCTGTACCACATCTTCGCGCTCACCCTGTGCGGGCTGTTCAGCACCCAGCGCGGCATGCTCAACCTGCTGATCCCCAACCCGCGCGACATCGCCGGCTTGGTGCGCACGCTGGGCCAGCACCGCGTCAACCTGTTCCCGGCGGTCAACACCCTGTTCAACGCCCTGACCGAACATCCGGACTTCGCCAAGCTGGACTTCTCCGAACTGGTGGTGTCGGTGGGCGGCGGCATGGCGGTGCAGCAGGCCACGGCCGAGCGCTGGCTGCGCCTGACCGGCTGCCCCATCGTCGAAGGCTACGGCATGTCCGAGACCTCGCCGGTGGCCACCTGCAACCGCATGGACCTGAACACCTTCAGCGGCACCATCGGCCTGCCGGTGCCCTCCACCGACATCGCCATCCGCGACGAGGCCGGCCAGGATGTGCCGCCCGGCCTGCCCGGAGAGATCTGCATCCGCGGCCCGCAGGTGATGGCCGGCTACTGGAACCGCCCGGACGAGACCGCCAAGGTGATGACCGCCGACGGCTTCCTGCGCAGCGGGGACATCGGCATCATGGACACGCGGGGCTATGTGCGCATCGTCGACCGCAAGAAGGACATGATCCTGGTGTCCGGCTTCAACGTGTACCCCAACGAGATCGAGCAGGTGGTCAACCTGCACCCGGGCGTGCGCGAATGTGCCGCGGTCGGCATTCCCGATCCGCATTCGGGCGAGGCGGTGAAGCTCTTCGTGGTGCGCCGCGACCCGACGCTCAGCGAGGACGACATCCGGCACTACTGCCACGACAACTTCACGGCCTACAAGCGGCCCAAGGTGGTCGAGTTCTGCGAGGAGCTGCCCAAGACCTCGGTGGGCAAGGTGCTGCGCCGCGCGCTGCGCGACCACGGTGCCGCCGCCGTGGTGGCATGA
- a CDS encoding gluconate 2-dehydrogenase subunit 3 family protein: MQRRSLLRLGLLASVALGAAGAGVALWTPGWRQDRFSTSARALWRAVAQAVLADLLPTDAAAREAALDQHLDRLQATVAGLPPATRKELSQLLALLDLAPSRLALTGLRQGWAAADPQDVQAALQAMRLSDNTTRQQIYHALRDLTQAAYFASPTTWAVLGYPGPASLAGSAAP, translated from the coding sequence ATGCAACGACGATCCCTTTTGCGCCTGGGCCTGCTGGCGTCGGTGGCGCTGGGTGCGGCCGGCGCGGGCGTGGCCCTGTGGACGCCGGGCTGGCGGCAGGACCGCTTCAGCACCTCCGCACGGGCCCTGTGGCGGGCCGTGGCGCAGGCCGTTCTGGCCGATCTGCTGCCCACCGACGCGGCGGCGCGCGAAGCCGCGCTGGACCAGCACCTCGACCGCCTGCAGGCCACCGTGGCCGGCCTGCCGCCCGCCACGCGCAAGGAGCTCAGCCAGCTGCTGGCGCTGCTCGACCTGGCCCCCAGCCGCCTGGCCCTGACCGGTCTGCGGCAGGGCTGGGCCGCGGCCGATCCGCAGGACGTGCAGGCCGCGCTGCAGGCCATGCGCCTGTCGGACAACACCACCCGCCAGCAGATCTACCACGCCCTGCGCGACCTCACCCAGGCCGCCTACTTCGCCAGCCCCACCACCTGGGCGGTGCTGGGCTATCCGGGACCGGCCTCCCTGGCCGGATCCGCCGCACCATGA
- a CDS encoding GMC family oxidoreductase, protein MTAPQSPVADPIREGLARGWKVLGGPHGPLPERLSVDVAIVGTGAGGGITAELLSRAGLSVVMVEEGPLKSSSDFHQREDEAYPALYQESAARKTADKAITILQGRCVGGSTTVNWTSSFRTPEATLAWWQSHFGLTEWDARTLAPWFDQVEQRLGIQPWLAAPNENNAALRRGGERLGIATHPIPRNVRGCWNLGSCGMGCPTNAKQSMLLTTVPAALDRGATLLVQTRVDRLEWQGRTVQALHGVPLRADGTPDTAHPIRIRARHVVVAGGAINSPALLMRSGLPDPFERLGRRTFLHPVLLSAAHMPEPVQGWQGAPQSIYSDHYLDAQPLDGPMGFKLEVPPLHPVIFASTLPGWGPGAAALMRQFPHTQVTLALLRDGYHPQSPGGLVSLRGDGTPVLNYPLNEYLMDGARRALLAMAELQFAAGAREVLPVHELARPTTRWADARAQIRDLPMEPLKTRIVSAHVMGGCAMSGQESLGVVRPDGVHWQINNLSVHDGSLFPTSLGVNPQLTIYGITARLSSALAERLSGRSASLLG, encoded by the coding sequence ATGACCGCACCGCAGTCTCCCGTGGCGGATCCGATCCGCGAAGGCCTGGCGCGTGGCTGGAAGGTGCTGGGCGGGCCGCATGGGCCCTTGCCCGAGCGCCTGAGCGTGGACGTGGCCATCGTCGGCACCGGGGCGGGGGGCGGCATCACCGCCGAGCTGCTCAGCCGCGCCGGCCTGTCGGTGGTCATGGTCGAAGAGGGGCCGCTGAAGTCCAGCAGCGACTTCCACCAGCGCGAGGACGAGGCCTACCCCGCGCTCTACCAGGAAAGCGCCGCCCGCAAGACGGCCGACAAGGCCATCACCATCCTGCAGGGCCGCTGCGTCGGAGGCTCCACCACCGTCAACTGGACCAGCAGCTTCCGCACCCCCGAGGCCACGCTGGCCTGGTGGCAGAGCCATTTCGGCCTGACCGAGTGGGATGCCCGCACCCTGGCGCCCTGGTTCGACCAGGTCGAGCAGCGCCTGGGCATCCAGCCCTGGCTGGCCGCACCCAACGAGAACAACGCCGCGCTGCGTCGCGGCGGCGAGCGCCTGGGCATCGCCACCCACCCCATCCCGCGCAATGTGCGCGGCTGCTGGAACCTGGGCTCCTGCGGCATGGGCTGCCCCACCAACGCCAAGCAGTCGATGCTGCTGACCACCGTGCCGGCGGCGCTGGACCGTGGCGCGACCCTGCTGGTGCAGACGCGGGTGGATCGGCTGGAATGGCAGGGCCGCACCGTGCAGGCCCTGCATGGCGTGCCGCTGCGCGCCGACGGCACGCCCGATACCGCACACCCCATCCGCATCCGGGCCCGCCATGTGGTGGTGGCCGGCGGGGCCATCAACTCGCCGGCCCTGCTGATGCGCTCGGGCCTGCCCGACCCCTTCGAGCGCCTGGGCCGGCGCACCTTCCTGCATCCGGTGCTGCTGTCGGCGGCCCACATGCCCGAACCGGTGCAGGGTTGGCAGGGCGCGCCGCAGAGCATCTACAGCGACCACTACCTGGACGCCCAGCCGCTGGACGGGCCCATGGGCTTCAAGCTGGAAGTGCCGCCGCTGCATCCGGTGATCTTCGCCTCCACGCTGCCGGGCTGGGGGCCGGGGGCGGCCGCGCTGATGCGCCAGTTCCCGCACACCCAGGTCACGTTGGCGCTGCTGCGCGACGGCTACCACCCGCAGTCGCCGGGCGGGCTGGTCAGCCTGCGGGGCGACGGCACGCCGGTGCTGAACTACCCGCTCAACGAGTACCTGATGGACGGCGCCCGCCGGGCCCTGCTGGCCATGGCCGAACTGCAGTTCGCCGCAGGCGCCCGCGAGGTCCTGCCGGTGCACGAGCTGGCCCGGCCCACCACCCGCTGGGCCGACGCCCGGGCCCAGATCCGCGACCTGCCGATGGAGCCGCTCAAGACCCGCATCGTCAGCGCCCATGTGATGGGCGGCTGCGCGATGAGCGGCCAGGAGTCCCTGGGCGTGGTGCGGCCCGACGGGGTGCACTGGCAGATCAACAACCTGTCGGTGCACGATGGCTCGCTCTTTCCCACCAGCCTGGGCGTCAACCCGCAGCTCACCATCTACGGCATCACGGCGCGGCTGAGCAGCGCCCTGGCCGAGCGTCTGTCGGGGCGGTCGGCGTCGTTGCTCGGATGA